A genomic stretch from Larimichthys crocea isolate SSNF chromosome XXII, L_crocea_2.0, whole genome shotgun sequence includes:
- the sod1 gene encoding superoxide dismutase [Cu-Zn], with translation MVLKAVCVLKGDGEVGGTVFFEQENDSAPVTVTGEIKGLQPGDHGFHVHAFGDNTNGCISAGPHFNPHNKNHAGPTDAERHVGDLGNVTAGADNVAKISITDSMITLTGPISIIGRTMVIHEKADDLGKGGNEESLKTGNAGSRLACGVIGIAQ, from the exons ATGGTGCTGAAGGCTGTGTGCGTGCTGAAAGGAGATGGGGAGGTCGGCGGGACCGTGTTCTTTGAGCAGGAG AATGACTCAGCGCCTGTGACAGTGACGGGAGAAATCAAAGGACTTCAGCCCGGTGACCACGGCTTCCACGTCCATGCCTTTGGAGACAATACAAACG GGTGCATCAGTGCAGGCCCTCACTTCAATCCCCACAACAAGAATCATGCTGGTCCTACTGATGCAGAGAG GCATGTTGGAGACCTGGGCAACGTGACTGCAGGGGCAGATAATGTTGCCAAGATCAGCATCACAGACAGCATGATCACTCTCACCGGCCCCATTTCCATCATTGGAAGAACCATGGTG atCCACGAGAAGGCTGACGATCTGGGAAAAGGAGGCAATGAGGAGAGTCTAAAGACTGGCAACGCTGGTAGCCGCCTGGCCTGTGGAGTCATTGGTATTGCGCAGTAA
- the scaf4a gene encoding splicing factor, arginine/serine-rich 15 → MDAVNAFNHELFSLMDSKPPISRAKMISITKSAIKAMKLYKHVVQIVEKFIKKCKPEYKVAGLYVVDSIVRQSRHQFGADKDVFGPRFTKNIMGTFENLCLCPVEDRSKIVRVLNLWQKNGVFKIEVIQPLLDMAAGSSSAAAPYTGTDEPGSSPPPAKEPVTAVTANSTTATSAAQLQNSDAFAAVAQLFQTSQGQQLQQMLQNFQQQPVKPDTNTQPPAHNIQTQAQNVATGLGMVAPQPPLPTQPTQQKTAFDKKLLDRFDYDDEPEVGEEAKKDELSSQPSFLQQPPAFLQQMEHFKPQMMNMSQDPSQQVPLPPNGQLQAYGLPPGQSFPVMMPPMGHALPGQPLPGSTGPPGFPGVYPPHSAAQQQDLSMDMDRSSMRDGRHGRRSHSGSRSPKRRRSRSNSRTRRSRHRRSRSRSRDRRHHSPRSRSQERREREKERERRQKGLPPPKSETLSICSTTLWVGQLDKRTQQQDVACLLEEFGQIESINMIPPRGCAYIVMIHRQDAFRALQKLSRGSHKVNQKAIKIAWALNKGIKAEFKQYWDVELGVTYIPWSKIREVQLEELKEGGILDVDTLSPEWSGVRKSLDLPEELTHNGRSEPQQPEETQVIPVASAAPPLAQVPPMQQPMVGVGSLQPPVFPGPIGMPPPSFPPGVPPPPFIRPGFNPMQMPPGFPPPGAMPLGPPPPSKGGAEDLSLDPAGLGNRKNDEVLESPNIFNNQMAPMGNQVGAPPSSLPCGPPANLQPPSGGLLGARPGLIPLQRPPVPPPPHMQRFLPPLGPRPPHPNMPPMPPQMMPRGPHPQMMHHDTPPPKGSFGMLPLHNLRAPFPPHGHGPPPPFVRPGVPRGPEVPEETDGRQFRGDRPGFRDREPERDRDWDRDRDRERDRGFGGGRRPFGEGGRGGGSERMDGRDRLGGWQEDGGDHRGGGWERDRDRDRDRDRDRDRDRDRRDWRERRSSLDSDRERGRGDDGERERGRGEGGERGRGGGGSRERERGRGAEGDRPRRSERRERTTRWDRDDRLAELENVDRFRTSNSTEQPCLTPVATAETSKEPSVEVSQKKAESELLAPPPEVTTAAGEPTPSEPLPPAQSEPTETKQDAAS, encoded by the exons ATGGACGCCGTCAACGCCTTTAACCACGAG TTATTCTCATTGATGGACTCCAAGCCCCCGATATCTCGGGCGAAGATGATCTCCATCACCAAATCAGCCATCAAAGCTATGAAA CTCTACAAACATGTGGTCCAGATTGTGGAGAAGTTTATCAAAAAG TGTAAGCCTGAGTACAAGGTAGCAGGCCTGTATGTGGTGGATTCCATTGTTCGGCAGTCCAGACATCAGTTTGGAGCAGACAAAGACGTGTTTGGCCCAAGGTTCACTAAAAACATTATGGGAACCTTTGAGAACCTCTGCCTTTGTCCAGTGGAGGACAGG AGTAAGATTGTACGAGTGTTAAACCTGTGGCAGAAGAATGGAGTCTTCAAGATTGAGGTCATCCAGCCCCTCCTGGACATGGCAGCTGGTTCCAGCAGTGCTGCTGCGCCCTACACAGGCACTGATGAGCCAG GttcttcccctcctccagcCAAAGAGCCAGTCACTGCAGTAACGGCGAACTCCACCACCGCGACGTCTGCTGCTCAGCTGCAAAACTCCGACGCCTTTGCTGCTGTGGCACAGCTCTTCCAGACCTCACAGGGTCAGCAG CTTCAACAGATGCTCCAGAACTTTCAGCAGCAACCAGTGAAGCCTGACACCAACACACAGCCTCCTGCGCACAACATTCAAACGCAGGCCCAAAACGTCGCCACTGGCCTGGGCATGGTCGCCCCGCAACCTCCCCTACCCACTCAACCCACACAGCAGAAGACAGCCTTTGACAAG AAACTGCTGGACCGTTTCGACTACGATGACGAACCAGAAGTTGGGGAAGAAGCAAAGAAGGATGAACTCTCATCACAGCCCTCGTT TTTGCAGCAGCCGCCAGCCTTCCTACAGCAGATGGAGCACTTTAAACCACAAATGATGAACATGTCGCAAGACCCCTCACAACAG GTTCCTCTCCCTCCCAACGGCCAGCTCCAGGCCTATGGTTTACCGCCAGGACAAAGCTTCCCAGTTATGATGCCTCCTATGGGGCATGCTTTGCCAGGGCAGCCCCTCCCTGGATCTACTGGGCCTCCAGGCTTCCCTGGAGTATACCCTCCCCACAGTGCCGCACAGCAACAG GATTTGTCAATGGATATGGACCGTTCATCTATGAGGGATGGCAGACATGGTCGACGGTCACACTCAGGCTCCAG gTCTCCAAAGCGGAGGAGGTCGCGGTCTAATTCCCGCACACGGAGATCCAGGCACAGGCGCTCCCGCTCGCGCTCCAGGGACCGCCGTCACCATTCTCCACGCTCTCGCTCGCAGGAgcgcagggagagagagaaggagcgaGAGCGACGGCAGAAAGGCCTTCCACCTCCCAAGAGCGAAACACTAAGCA tcTGTAGTACAACTCTCTGGGTGGGTCAGCTGGACaaaagaacacaacaacaagatgTTGCCTGTTTACTGGAGGAGTTTGGACAGATAGAGTCCATCAAT ATGATCCCTCCACGTGGTTGCGCCTACATCGTCATGATACATAGACAAGATGCCTTCAGGGCTCTCCAGAAACTTAGCAGAGGATCTCACAAAGTGAACCAGAAAGCCATCAAG ATTGCTTGGGCTTTGAACAAGGGCATAAAGGCTGAGTTTAAACAGTACTGGGACGTGGAGCTGGGCGTCACCTACATACCTTGGTCTAAAATCCGAGAAGTTCAGTTGGAGGAGCTGAAAGAAGGAGGCATACTGGATGTAGACACCTTATCACCAG AGTGGAGTGGGGTGAGGAAGAGTCTTGACCTTCCAGAGGAACTCACCCACAACGGTCGTTCAGAGCCACAGCAGCCTGAGGAGACTCAAGTAATACCCGTGgcttctgcagctcctcctcttgctcAG GTTCCTCCCATGCAGCAGCCCATGGTTggtgtgggttctctccagccTCCTGTCTTTCCTGGTCCCATAGGCATGCCTCCGCCTTCCTTCCCTCCAGgcgtccctcctcctcctttcatcAGACCTGGCTTCAATCCCATGCAGATGCCTCCAG GTTTTCCTCCACCAGGTGCCATGCCTCTAGGTCCCCCACCTCCTTCCAAAGGTGGAGCTGAAGACCTGTCTCTGGACCCAGCAGGTCTGGGCAACAGGAAAAATGACGAGGTCCTGGAGAGTCCAAACATCTTCAACAACCAGATGGCACCTATGG GTAACCAGGTTGGTGCACCTCCAAGTTCTCTCCCATGTGGTCCTCCAGCAAACCTCCAACCTCCCTCTGGTGGTCTGCTCGGCGCACGGCCCGGTTTAATCCCACTCCAGCGTCCCCCGGttcccccaccaccacacatGCAGCGTTTCCTTCCACCCCTTGGGCCACGACCCCCTCACCCCAACATGCCACCCATGCCACCACAGATGATGCCCAGAGGGCCACACCCTCAGATGATGCACCATGACACCCCTCCACCTAAAGGAAGCTTTGGGATGCTCCCTCTCCATAATTTAAGGGCTCCTTTTCCTCCACATGGGCAcggccctcctcctccatttgtCAGGCCAGGTGTTCCTCGCGGCCCCGAGGTGCCAGAGGAGACGGATGGCAGGCAATTCAGGGGAGACAGGCCTGGATTCAGAGACCGAGAGCCAGAAAGGGACAGAGACTGGGATCGAGACAGGGATAGAGAAAGAGACCGAGGATTTGGGGGTGGAAGGCGTCCATTTggtgaaggagggagagggggaggtaGCGAAAGAATGGATGGGAGGGACAGGCTCGGAGGCTGGCAGGAAGATGGTGGTGATCACCGGGGAGGAGGATGGGAGCGAGACAGAGATCGGGACAGAGATCGAGACAGAGACCGCGATcgggacagagacagacgggaCTGGAGGGAGAGACGAAGCAGCCTGGATAGCGACAGGGAACGAGGGAGGGGCGATGATGGcgagagggagcgagggagaggggagggaggagaaaggggaaggggaggaggcgggagtcgagagagagagagggggagaggagctGAAGGGGACAGGCCAAGGCGGTCGGAGCGGCGAGAAAGGACCACGCGATGGGACAGAGACGATCGATTGGCTGAGCTGGAAAACGTGGACAGATTTCGGAcctcaaacagcacagagcaaCCGTGTTTGACTCCTGTGGCCACCGCGGAAACCAGTAAAGAACCAAGTGTGGAAGTTTCTCAAAAGAAGGCTGAATCAGAACTTTTAGCTCCGCCCCCAGAGGTGACTACTGCTGCAGGAGAGCCGACGCCCTCCGAGCCCTTACCTCCAGCTCAAAGTGAGcccacagaaacaaaacaggacgCAGCATCATAG